Proteins encoded within one genomic window of Eurosta solidaginis isolate ZX-2024a chromosome 1, ASM4086904v1, whole genome shotgun sequence:
- the LOC137242658 gene encoding metallothionein-4-like translates to MGCPACCKDCKCSANKCGDGCPCDQQCKCKCKTGCKDDCCKK, encoded by the exons ATGGGTTGTCCAGCATGTTGCAAAG ATTGCAAATGTTCTGCAAATAAATGCGGCGATGGTTGCCCCTGCGATCAGCAATGCAAATGCAAATGTAAAACCGGCTGCAAGGATGATTGTTGCAAGAAGTAA